Part of the Novosphingobium sp. KA1 genome is shown below.
AAAACCAAAGCGATGTTAACGCGGCCCCGATCAAGGCCACTGGCAAGAATCCGCTCCGGGTTATCGCAACACCGCCGAGGCTGGCAGATTCGACGACGCCATAGATCGATAGAAAGGCCAGTGAAGAGGCCACTACCCACAAGCCTACAGCTTTATTGAGGCTGCCGCGCAGTTGAATGAGTTCTCCGTAAACCGCATCGCGCATGTCTTCGGTAATCGGCGGCCCTTGTTCCAGCAGCACATGCTGAATCTCACCGTCGTTCATCAAACGTGTCTTTGTTAGCCAATCCTTTTCGGTGCGCACCCACGGGCGCAGATCATTAATCGTTTCCAGCCATCGCTTAAGTCCCATAGCCACGACATACACCTAAACTTTACCAGCGGCACCCAAGACCTGCTCCCCGCTAACCGGCCCGCCTTTTCGAGCCTCCAGCCATAAACAGTCAGTCTGCAACCAGCCCAAGGCTAATCAACGTGGCAAATGATAGCGCACAGTCAGACTTGCGCCTTTACCGCTCGGTGGACCTGCGATGACTTCGTCCAAAACTCGACGCTCTTGCTCCATCGCCTGACAGCAACTGGGCATCTGATGATTATGTCCGGGATAGCCTCCAAGCTTTCGGTGGAGCTCGCCCGCATTGATTTCAACATAGGGGAGCCCATTTCGCTCTGCTGTCCGGAGAATCAGGCCTACCTCGCTCCGAAACTCATCTGATGTGGGCATTGCTCGAATCCCCGAATATTGTTTCTGTGATGTCGTAATTTCAATCATAACAAAATCAAAGCAGTCTTTCCGCAACTGCCCCTACTCGCCGATGTCACGAGTTTCCGGTTCCCGCCCGCTCAGGCTGAGCCTGTCTAAGCCCCATGATACGGAGCGCGAGGCTTCCCATCCTTCGACAAGCTCAGGATGAGCGGGGTGGGTGGAGCGGTGGCCACTTCCGACCTCGCAATGCGTGCCCAGCGGTTAGGCGGCGCACAAGGTGGACATTTCGAGGGTCCGGGGGATCATCCCCCGGGACTTCCCTTTTCTCCTCTTCTGAACCGCTGCGCGCCCACGCATAGCGGTCCCAGTTTCGCTGGAATGCCGCTCAGTCCAGCGGCGCGACGTCTACCGAGAAGAACATCGTCTGCTCCGAGGAACCCCGGAAGGTGCCGTCGAGCGGGGCGACGTCCGAGTAGTCGCGGCCCATGCCGATGAAGATGTGGTCGGTATCGGCCAGCATGTCGTTGGTGGGGTCGAAGCCGATCCAGCCGAGTTCGTCGCCGCACCACAGGTTTACCCAGGCGTGCATGGCGTCGGCGCCGACGAGGCGGTCCTGACCCGGTGGCGGCAGGGTCCGCAGGTAGCCGCTGACGTAGGCCGCCGGGATGCCGTGGGCGCGGGCGGCGATGATCATGATATGGCTGAAGTCCTGGCAGACCCCGTGGCGCGCGCGGAAGGCTTCGATGGGCGGCGTATCGGCGACGGTGGCGCCCGATTCGTAGGCGAACTGGTCGTGGATCGCCGCCATCAGCGCGCGGCCTGCCTCCACCACCGGCATCGTCTCGCCAAGGAACGCGCTCGACCACATGGCGATGTCGCGCTCCGGCACCGCGATCGGCGAGGCGAAGCTGTAGGAGGCGGGGCCGAGCGGCGAGAGGTCGGGCTTGAGCATCGCCCGTTCGCGCAAGTCGGCAAGGCCGGGGCCGGTGGCATCGGTGATGCGCGCGGGCAGCGGCTCCTTCTCCACCGTGAAGCGGCTCTCGATCTGGAGCCGGGAGATCGGCTCGCGCAGGGAGAACCGCGCCTCGTTGACGTAGTAGCCGCCCTCGCGCTCGGCCACGGTGGCGGGCTGGGGATCGACGCTCAGCGCATAGTCGCTGAGGCGCTGTCCCCGCCATGGGCTGGGGCGCAGGCGCGCGTTGAACTGGGCGAGGCGCACGGGGGCGGCATATTCCAGCGTGGTGATATGGCTGACCGAATAGCGCATCACAGCAAGGCGGTCCGCCGCTCGGCCTGTTCGGGGTCGAACTGGAGGAAGTAACGCGCCGAAATCGCGTCGGACAGGCCGTAGAGTTCCTGCTCGATCTCGGTGAGGGCAAGGCTGGTCATGTCCTGTGCGGCGGCGGCCTGGAGGCGGCCGAGCAGCGCGCGGGCGGCGCGCATCGGCGCTTCGGGCAGGTTGTCGTCGCGCACGCTGGGCAGCGCGGCGAGATGCTCGACCACACCGGCGATCTGGAACACCAGCGCGCGCGGGTTGTCGGGATCGAGCAGCAGGAGATCGCGCACCGGCCCGGCCATCGGCCCGGTCAGGTAGCGCGTGCGGTAGATGATCTGGCTGTCGCACAAGTCCAGCAGCACGCCCAGGGCGCCGGTGCCGTCGGGGCCATCCGGCCCGGCGGGCGAGGCGGCATCGCCGAGGCGGCGCACCATGCGGCAGATGCCCTGCGCACGCTCGATCCGCTGGCCGATCTCGAGGAAGCGCCATGCGGCGGAGCGCACCATGTTCTCGGAGACAAGGCCCGCCAGCGCGCTGAAATGCTCGGTCAGCGACCGCACCGCGCCCAGCAGGGTGGCGGGGCGATGGAGGTCCACTTGCGGCACGGCCTGGCTGACCAGCCGCCAGAAGTCGCGCGCGAAGCGTTCGCGCAGGGCCAGCCCCACCGCCTGGCGCCGCCGCATCAGCGCGGTGACGCCGCCGGGCAGGCTTGCCTCCGCCAGCACCGCGGCGCAGATCGCCTGCACGTCCGCCGCCGCGCCGGGAGCCTCGTCCTGCGGGGCGATGCTGCCGGTTTCGCCCAGCAGGCCGACCAGCGCGCCGACCACGCCGCCCTGCTCCGCCGGGCCGCCATCGATCTCCACCGAGCCGTCGAGCAAGGCCCGCAGCACGCGCGTGACCAGCTGCGCGCGTTCGTTGTAGCGGCCGAACCAGTAGAGATTGTCCGCCGCCTGGCTGGCGAGAATGCCGCCCCCGCGCGAGATCGGCGGCTCGGTCAGCGTGCGCACGGTGAACTGCGCCGGGCTCGGCGCCTCGTCCACCACCCAGACGTCGGCGGAAATCTCGCCCTCGCCCATCAGCGAGGTCGGCAGCGCCTGACTGGCGGCGAGGCGGGCGAAGCCGCCGGGCATGACGGTCCAGTTGCCGTCGGCATCGCGGGCGACAAAGGCGCGCACGGTGAACGGGCGCGGCACCACTTCGCCGCCGACGATGGCGGGCGCGGTGGAGAGGTGGACGATCTCCTGCCCGCAATAGTCCATCGGGCGGCGGGCCAGCGCCTCGAGCAGCGCGCCGCGCTGCACGCTGTCGAGGTCGGCACCGGCCACCGGCTCGCGCCGCTCCAGCCCCTCGACCGGCTGGCCGAAGGCGGGCAAGATCGCAAGCTCGGCAAGCCGCGCGGCGACGGTGGCGCCTTCCGCCGCCTGCCCGCACCACCAGGTGGCGATGTTCGGCAGGATCGGTTCCTCGCCCAGCACGACCTTGCACAGACGCGGCATGAAGGCGGCGAAGGCGGGGCTTTCCAGCACTTCGGTGCCCGGCCAGTTGATCATGCCCACACCGCCGCGCGCCCAGGCCTCGAACAGGTTGGCGACGCCAAGCTGCGAGCGGGCGTCGAAGGCCAGCGGGTCCAGCGACGTCGTGTTGATCCAGCGCCAGATCGAATCGACGCGCTTGGGGCCCGCGATCGTGCCGACCCAGAGCCGGTCCTCCACCACCGAGAGGTCGCGCCCTTCCACCAAGGGAAAGCCGAGATAGCGCGCGAGATGCGCCTGTTCGGCATAAGTCTGGTTGAAGCGCCCCGGGGTCAGCAGCGCGATGCGCGGCGCCTCGCGCCCGCAGGCGGCAATCATGCCTTCGCGCATGACCGCAAAGAAATCGACGATGCGGCGCACTTGCTGGTCGGCCAGCAGGTGCCCGGCGAGCCGGGTCATTGCCAGCCGGTTTTCCAGCGCGTAGCCGATGCCCGAGGCGATCCGCACCCGGTCCTGCAGCACCCGCCACTGGCCGCGCGGGCCGCGCGCGAGGTCGGCCGAATAGACCTGGATGAAATGGGGATGCGCCTGCTCCGCCCCCAGCCGCCGGGCCGGGTCGAGCATCTTGCGCGCGAAGAACGGACTTCCGGCGATGACGGCCGCCGGCAGATGGCCTTCGCGCACCATGCGCTGGTCGCTGTAGATGTCGGCGGCGAGGTGTTCGAACAGTTCGGCGCGCTGGATCAGCCCGCGCTCGATCACCTCCCACTCGCCCGCGCCGATCACCACCGGCATGGCGTTGAGCGGCCATGCGCGTTCCTCTTCCTCGCCGGTGACGCGGAAGGTCAGGCCAAGGTCCGCGGCATTGCGCGTGGCGGTGTCCTGCAAGGCCACCGGATCGCCCTCGGACAGCGCGGCAAGGCCGGAGGCGACCGCCCGCCAGCGCGCGGCAACCGGATCGGCGGCATCACCGAACAGGTCGCCGCCCGAGACCGGCACCGGGTAGGCATCGAGCCAGCCGGGCGGGCTATCGGTCAGTCCGGGCGGCGGTGCGGCGGCCATGGGGTCATCATGCCCCGACCGGGCGGCGCAAGTCGAGCGAATAGGGGAACTCGCCCGGCACTTCCTCGGGCGGGGCCGGCATCGGCCCGGGCGAATGGCCGTGCGGCTGGAACCGCGCCTTGCGCCGCGCCTCGGCCTCATAACCGTTGATCGGCACGTCGTCGTAATGGCGGCCGCCGGGATGGGCGACATGGTAGACGCAGCCGCCCAGCGAACGGCCGTTCCACAAGTCCATGATGTCGAAGGTGAGCGGCGCATGGGCCGCCAGCATCGGGTGCAGGCACTCGGCCGGCGCCCAGGCCTTGTAGCGCACGCCGCCGACGCCTTCGCCCGGCCCGGTCATCGTCAGCGGCACCCGCCGCCCGTTGCACGAGATCACATGGCGCCCGGCGACCAGCCCGCTCGCCCGCACCTGCAGGCGCTCGGTCGAACTGTCGACATACCGCACGGTGCCGCCGATCGCCCCGGTTTCGCCCAAGACGTTCCACGGCTCCAGCGCATGGCTGATTTCCAGCGTCACGCCGCCGCCCTCGACCTCGCCGTGGACCGGGAAGCGGAACATGCGCTGCGCCTCGAACCATGCCGGGTCGAAGCGGTATCCGGCGCGGGCAAGATCGCCCAGCACGTCCAGGAAGTCCGCCCAGACGAAATGGCCGAGCATGAACCTGTCATGCAATTGCGTGCCCCAGCGCACCAGCGGCCCGGACTGCGGCTCCTTCCAGAACCACGCCGTGAGCGCGCGCAGCAGCAATTGCTGGGCAAGGCTCATCTTGGCATCCGGCGGCATCTCGAAGCCGCGAAACTCGACAAGGCCGAGGCGGCCGGTCGGCCCATCGGGGCTGAAC
Proteins encoded:
- a CDS encoding circularly permuted type 2 ATP-grasp protein translates to MAAAPPPGLTDSPPGWLDAYPVPVSGGDLFGDAADPVAARWRAVASGLAALSEGDPVALQDTATRNAADLGLTFRVTGEEEERAWPLNAMPVVIGAGEWEVIERGLIQRAELFEHLAADIYSDQRMVREGHLPAAVIAGSPFFARKMLDPARRLGAEQAHPHFIQVYSADLARGPRGQWRVLQDRVRIASGIGYALENRLAMTRLAGHLLADQQVRRIVDFFAVMREGMIAACGREAPRIALLTPGRFNQTYAEQAHLARYLGFPLVEGRDLSVVEDRLWVGTIAGPKRVDSIWRWINTTSLDPLAFDARSQLGVANLFEAWARGGVGMINWPGTEVLESPAFAAFMPRLCKVVLGEEPILPNIATWWCGQAAEGATVAARLAELAILPAFGQPVEGLERREPVAGADLDSVQRGALLEALARRPMDYCGQEIVHLSTAPAIVGGEVVPRPFTVRAFVARDADGNWTVMPGGFARLAASQALPTSLMGEGEISADVWVVDEAPSPAQFTVRTLTEPPISRGGGILASQAADNLYWFGRYNERAQLVTRVLRALLDGSVEIDGGPAEQGGVVGALVGLLGETGSIAPQDEAPGAAADVQAICAAVLAEASLPGGVTALMRRRQAVGLALRERFARDFWRLVSQAVPQVDLHRPATLLGAVRSLTEHFSALAGLVSENMVRSAAWRFLEIGQRIERAQGICRMVRRLGDAASPAGPDGPDGTGALGVLLDLCDSQIIYRTRYLTGPMAGPVRDLLLLDPDNPRALVFQIAGVVEHLAALPSVRDDNLPEAPMRAARALLGRLQAAAAQDMTSLALTEIEQELYGLSDAISARYFLQFDPEQAERRTALL
- a CDS encoding transglutaminase family protein, which codes for MRYSVSHITTLEYAAPVRLAQFNARLRPSPWRGQRLSDYALSVDPQPATVAEREGGYYVNEARFSLREPISRLQIESRFTVEKEPLPARITDATGPGLADLRERAMLKPDLSPLGPASYSFASPIAVPERDIAMWSSAFLGETMPVVEAGRALMAAIHDQFAYESGATVADTPPIEAFRARHGVCQDFSHIMIIAARAHGIPAAYVSGYLRTLPPPGQDRLVGADAMHAWVNLWCGDELGWIGFDPTNDMLADTDHIFIGMGRDYSDVAPLDGTFRGSSEQTMFFSVDVAPLD